The following are encoded in a window of Vespula pensylvanica isolate Volc-1 chromosome 2, ASM1446617v1, whole genome shotgun sequence genomic DNA:
- the LOC122627164 gene encoding dmX-like protein 2 isoform X5 produces the protein MNCHQILSGACNAGDRCYAVGSVEGISFTAYAAGCNIVILANNFERVQIIPGAVHNYIRISCLDCSTDTGKIAAAYENQVCIFEPTPLIHSTCSHQLEYRWVQTGSLQTESNITSLSWNLEGTRLLTGGELLQLWHQNIMPFQEEHTGAVTFSIGGEAESPGPGDSNNANDPGAWNCVWKCRTATPVHLMRFSPDGTLFATTGMNDRLVKIWFENKQIFPLRSVDQSNFSQSLSSDSYSFVYVAHPRAVTHLSWRKTSKYMPKGSVSNMLVTSCRDNICRVWTETIPPEIEGLANMSQFEGSDRHGHHGKHRHHNMHKHRFMQRLKHMKTCFHIRRHAKQQHQAGHAAPTLPTLPSTYSVHDFHNNYQSSGHYPGMHFHLAASINAETDIPLVPSLITGDPEREPNFILHWLNNKEMHFTMQAESILQELTRKVVEKEEGLQQQEVDHIDHDSEDEYTLRSILSCYDILHAEKGNRSQSAQKQGVGGRSASQEDHSSDEHHTTHTTSSHHSLAHSAHSHQSLSNTTSINSIATDATSSMNHAPDSLDTKIETLLRDWHHNPDLLFSIHPIDGSFLIWHIEWLDEYHPGSFRQAQISFSTRIPNAFPLGDASTMSHNVSMYSHNTGGPLLNIREVAKSSTKPTDQFFKAAEVTTPLPSLIEQDEEQSTLTSRAGQELLTTVQHADQGQNKTTSTGVNNAETGKNQETVNDLLTHPSPMVSMVSKHSNGTLNLWQLTFADKTKFSQVLSIGHACRASGHRFRVNDITCHPVLPLLVTTSHHNIPEFSNTCSQNSDTTEHVDHKQDENKSKDMPSAVCINGFCSELILWRVDAVGPLSKSGGVSELARINSPEISAFSNVAWIPTLLPSTTLGNLSNSPSACFVASDGECLRVYQAVIDARTLLAEVSISERRSRMMDSMASLSTDISSDDGIRHSIHDRIKIVSQQSTARPGCIIQLDAIDDATHDWQNTQFLHVFQEQLITGERSDEKQCGVDTSSNDLGLMESTLDAMVDLQQSAIFEEPFYIVVLERTQQGTTVHMWRLVIASQPETTGLSGSMMYVPDSHLVQDEDEEGTPGRSSHQEGRRSRRPSQNGYRSRRESQAEYDTAFLHHRHNSHVLITTTKVCTQELPLPDGVEVIHAAPAAGHLSSSSIYPACFAPYIIVTACSDSTIRFWKCKVTKTIPDKLDYEWCEWEMVRKDQESTIDITGQPLNISAAYSGRIACAYKYGKSFTRPTKSDPDSRYVNLCVAIYECESTGGSEWILEDTIHLKNIHLPRIPVDQHLDLSYLYDSRFLQKKQRLTQVLQTLSHEDIRSPRNGENGESTKSNAGLLAVPSFSTLQSLRKSIIENGNTCPLTQKHLVQLDWVSKEDGSHILTVGVGSKIMLFTPVCSDLAQANMKAMKESQSSNRPILRKTSSLAQPQFVDEIRWMKLRKIELTTADGLPPLPMQISWVRDGILVVGMDSEMHVYSQWKPSPKKDCFHSNLQHQESDEFQASRNLRDEDLRTLAQETSQRRLANVSSMPHLSRVSSINLTMLDAKKKRGIQNENVSFDYMPDYGLFEASRIACPVLPQYHPKQLMELLNSGKIRWVKAILSHLVRCIGSSCSLRVDDENVVKQRGGWSRSRTMSVSYVGTTSPLEPRGSTTQIPEELTLDYAEITSISPLPLWTLLIADKETNAVQQNEDKQDYNELFDSTLEEGDSLDDMLDEDYDCSHQKDRRASVPERQGISHFGPRQGRMLSRLLTHTHLPGLSSLDQMHLLALADTVSTCNVDFAERFAIDAAKNAIAKENLTGIPDGEAVSMDSLDDCGLRFLLAMKHYNYLIRCLPLAQRAQFQKQGISSNNLVWAFHSESEEELLGLIPSYAKGQPKWSVLKELGVGWWIRSNIVLKRCIDKIAKAAFQQHQDPLDAAIYYLAMKKKNLVWGLFRNKKDDRMTSFFANNFTENRWRKAALKNAFALLGKQRFEHAAAFFLLAGALKDAIDVCLDKLNDIQLAMVIARLYEDDTTSPHMRRLLYEEILGCDKDGQNQDMNKCHPDPFLRSMALWILKDHSGSLNTLLLTNVGSMHPQYNDESDKPEGATANPNVFNFYVYLRTHPLLIRQYIASTAQDKKKGHSVVISGFSYGTEVKTQPDKHLTLEDSITPLERQLYFTTAHAHFKAGCPALALEVLSKLPSKVMDTNCENSPSLLNSPTKSRTQDVQIDTGIIVWGGETKPTSDTQESAASIDWGVTNWSQPIVRQTEELVLNWDDDNADNEDGDSPPLSMKLDGNQNGTVNKLDKEEELAKPSGQLDIMAQQLKFVACLKILMEELSTLATGFEVDGGQLRYQLYVWLEREVDALRQLCNYSVNTDGDANNTSEYEGGMVDDVPPCRAGEQPTLHEILVAEKLDFEAKVQRAAKRKKWLKANETLLRTLLSYCSLHGASGGGLASVRMELVLLLQELQQEKTQQQLLSPLPFPTTLPLLSASVACNKTVVADPVRHLQSLAHDMLQTLVELRNPPMPNRNTYCREVFIMRDLAVALSACIYQSLCDSDTFVMKHHQPDSFPVVAEIETFSGGHLVASNRYHRRYSTDDGVCITTSPSKWPGVTNLRALLAREKDEDTPKLNILLCETFVATYMSLFVYALSSCDSHILYRLVGQCFDNSTWSCLFGGGVKKLLRVASTSSQSANTNAIEKAEISNENQSTTSAMWNTMTSLTKQRMKLNMKLLGQFTGQQPNMKEDKPTYREQFVSPQMSMVSYFLMKPRIESEYADEIDYDSSDSAVSDLDSSEDEEDVFDTNSKPKNKPKDNIEHSNPNSHSWCIMRLAIVKILQKQLQDFLNVAGIEMQELPVSSPLIHGTLGIVAQWQETLREELESKGPAPINYIPGCTPDPAPTPGKPAIHKYRALLEKGNTPFNTRMASAAPANRLWCYLVRQELVQDIFIRAVFGKRRSLSSILDSNQTAVDNLNRGEDKGSDSGTTSVAEPVRIIHKEQDSISAFCLNQVNGGLMALATPREVQEMNISLLLELPSWLEDECEFDIINLNKQQDAEPVQPTSFLVIQTAADRPLLAQSPQSNSPQPQSGIASQSGRGASVMKGMPAFPGSHDLRFCQFVADRSKHLLQPILKHKIDGIRRISSHPLLPLYLTGSQDGSVSLWEWGHQTAVATPRPPGTFAKVTRVRFSQHGNKFGVADSDGHLSLFQVACREGTARPFFNYQCHSKVTADFVFLGACSLVATAGHGSEGRNVALWDTLLPQNKSLIQGFTCHEQGASSLVLAPQHQLLISGGKKGDINIFDVRQRQQRHRFQAHESAIKCLALDPHEEFFVSGAGDGDIKIWGLTVHCLLHSFPAEHPRSSFFKNIGQGVTQLHVDSAGRLFSCGADGSMKVRQLPERDCVVHALY, from the exons ATGAATTGTCATCAAATATTAAGCGGGGCCTGCAATGCAGGCGACCGCTGCTACGCTGTCGGTTCTGTCGAGGGTATATCTTTCACG GCATACGCCGCTGGCTGCAACATTGTCATTTTGGCTAACAATTTTGAGCGTGTTCAAATTATACCAGGAGCTGTACATAACTATATTAGGATTAGCTGTTTGGATTGTAGTACAGATACGGGAAAAATTGCTGCAGCTTACGAAAATCAAGTCTGCATATTTGAGCCAACGCCATTGATACATAGTACTTGTTCACAt CAATTGGAATATCGTTGGGTTCAAACAGGAAGTTTACAAACAGAGTCTAATATCACTTCTTTGTCATGGAACTTAGAAGGAACAAGGTTATTAACAGGTGGCGAGCTTTTACAATTATGGCATCAAAATATTATGCCATTTCAAGAAGAGCATA CTGGAGCAGTGACATTTTCTATCGGAGGTGAAGCTGAAAGTCCAGGACCTGGGGATTCCAATAATGCTAATGATCCAGGTGCATGGAATTGTGTATGGAAATGTCGTACAGCTACACCAGTACATCTTATGAGATTTAGTCCAGATGGAACTTTATTTGCAACAACTGGGATGAATGACAGATTAGTCAAAATTTGgtttgaaaataaacaaa tTTTTCCATTGCGAAGTGTAGatcaatcaaatttttctcaaTCATTATCGAGTGATAGTTACAGCTTCGTATACGTAGCACATCCACGTGCTGTAACTCACTTATCATGGAgaaaaacaagtaaatatatgcccaa agGCTCAGTATCTAACATGTTGGTAACTTCATGTCGGGATAACATTTGTCGAGTGTGGACAGAAACTATACCACCTGAAATAGAAGGTTTGGCTAATATGAGTCAATTCGAAGGTTCGGACAGACATGGGCATCATGGAAAACATCGCCATCATAATATGCATAAACATAGATTTATGCAACGACTAAAACATATGAA AACATGTTTTCATATTCGTCGCCATGCTAAACAACAACATCAAGCAGGCCATGCGGCACCTACTTTGCCAACTTTACCTTCAACGTATTCTGTGCATGactttcataataattatcaaagttCTGGCCATTATCCAGGCATGCACTTCCACTTAGCAGCAAGCATTAATGCAGAGACTG ATATTCCATTAGTACCAAGTTTGATAACTGGAGATCCTGAAAGAGAaccaaattttattttgcattggcttaataacaaagaaatgCATTTTACTATGCAAGCTGAAAGTATTTTACAAGAGCTTACACGAAAGGttgtagaaaaggaagagggatTGCAACAACAAGAAGTTGATCACATAGATCATGATTCAGAGGATGAATATACATTAA GAAGCATCTTATCCTGTTATGATATACTCCATgcagaaaaaggaaatcgatCGCAAAGTGCACAGAAACAAGGTGTTGGTGGACGATCCGCAAGTCAAGAAGATCACAGCAGTGATGAACATCATACTACACATACTACTTCCTCTCATCATAGCTTGGCTCATAGTGCACATTCTCATCAAAGTCTTAG CAATACTACATCTATAAATTCTATTGCAACAGATGCAACATCTTCAATGAATCATGCACCAGATTCGTTAGatacaaaaatagaaacattatTAAGAGACTGGCATCATAATCCAGATTTGCTTTTCTCAATTCATCCTATAGATGGAAGCTTTTTGATATGGCATATTGAATGGTTAGATGAATATCATCCTGGTTCGTTTAGACAAGcacaaatttcattttctacacGAATACCAAATGCATTTCCTCTTGGTGATGCATCTACTATGAGCCACAATGTATCCATGTATTCTCATAATACTGGAGGACCGTTACTCAACATTCGAGAAGTTGCAAAATCTTCAACTAAACCTACAGATC aattttttaaagctGCTGAAGTAACAACGCCATTACCAAGCCTTATTGAACAAGATGAAGAGCAATCAACATTAACTTCAAGAGCAGGACAAGAATTACTGACTACTGTACAACATGCTGATCAAGGTCAAAATAAAACAACTTCTACAGGTGTTAATAATGCAGAGACTGGAAAGAATCAAGAAACtgttaatgatttattaactCATCCTAGCCCAATGGTATCAATGGTATCAAAACATTCTAATGGAACATTAAATCTGTGGCAACTTACATTTGCTGATAAGACGAAGTTCTCTCAa GTCCTAAGTATAGGCCATGCATGTAGAGCTTCTGGACATCGTTTTCGAGTAAATGACATTACTTGTCATCCTGTTCTTCCATTATTGGTAACAACTTCGCATCATAATATACCTGAATTTTCTAATACTTGTTCTCAAAATTCAGATACTACAGAACATGTAGATCATAAGCAGGATGAgaataaatcaaaagatatGCCATCGGCTGTATgcataaat ggCTTCTGCAGTGAATTAATTCTTTGGAGAGTAGATGCTGTAGGTCCTTTGTCTAAAAGTGGCGGAGTTTCTGAATTAGCACGAATTAATTCTCCAGAAATTTCTGCATTTAGTAATGTTGCCTGGATTCCAACATTATTACCAAGCACAACATTAGGCAATTTATCTAATTCTCCTAGTGCTTGTTTCGTTGCTAGTGATGGAGAATGTCTTAGAGTTTATCAAGCTGTTATTGATGCTAGAACTTTGTTAGCAGAAGTATCTATCAGTGAAAGAAGGAGCAGAATGATG gatTCAATGGCCAGTCTTTCCACGGATATTTCATCTGATGATGGTATTAGACATTCTATACatgatagaataaaaatagtcTCTCAACAATCAACAGCTAGACCAGGATGTATAATACAATTAGACGCTATCGATGATGCTACTCAT gATTGGCAAAACACTCAGTTCCTTCATGTATTCCAAGAACAATTAATTACTGGCGAAAGAAGTGATGAAAAACAATGTGGAGTAGATACATCAAGTAATGATTTAGGTCTTATGGAATCGACATTGGATGCTATGGTGGATCTTCAACAGTCCGCAATTTTTGAAGAACCATTTTACATCGTGGTATTAGAAAGAACTCAACAAGGAACGACAGTACATATGTGGCGTTTAGTTATTGCATCACAACCTGAGACAACAG gaTTATCAGGATCAATGATGTATGTCCCAGATTCTCATTTAGTCCAAGATGAAGATGAGGAAGGTACACCTGGACGATCTAGTCATCAAGAAGGTAGAAGATCCCGTAGACCAAGTCAAAATGGATATAGAAGTAGACGTGAAAGTCAAGCTGAATATGATACAGCATTCCTTCATCACCGACATAATAGCCACGTTCTTATAACAACTACCAAAGTTTGCACTCAAGAATTACCATTACCAGATGGAGTGGAG GTAATACATGCAGCTCCAGCAGCAGGCCACTTAAGTAGTTCATCTATTTATCCTGCTTGTTTCGCACCATACATAATTGTAACAGCGTGCAGTGATAGTACCATACGCTTTTGGAAATGTAAAGTTACAAAAACTATACCGGACAAACTTGATTATGAATGGTGTGAATGGGAGATGGTCAGGAAAGATCAAGAATCTACAATTGATATTACtg GTCAACCGTTAAATATTAGTGCAGCTTATAGTGGTCGTATTGCTTGTGCTTATAAATATGGCAAATCATTTACACGTCCTACAAAAAGCGATCCTGACTCGAGATATGTAAACCTTTGTGTTGCAATATATGAATGTGAAAGTACAGGTGGCAGTGAATGGATTCTAGAGGATACGATTCATTTGAAGAATATTCATTTGCCTCGAATTCCAGTAGATCAACATTTAGATCTCAGCTATTTGTATGATAGTAgatttttacagaaaaaaCAAAGGCTTACGCAAGTTTTACAGACTCTCAGTCACGAAGATATAAGATCGCCAAGGAACGGCGAGAATGGAGAAAGCACGAAATCTAACGCtg gTTTGCTAGCAGTTCCTTCATTCAGTACTCTTCAATCTTTACGAAAATCAATCATAGAAAATGGTAACACGTGTCCGCTGACACAAAAACACTTAGTTCAATTGGATTGGGTATCCAAAGAAGATGGTTCACATATATTAACAGTTGGTGTTGGATCAAAAATTATGTTGTTCACTCCAGTCTGCTCTGACCTTGCCCAAGCAAATATGAAAGCAATGAAAGAATCTCAAAGCAGTAATAGACCAATACTGAGAAAAACTTCATCACTAGCACAACCACAATTTGTAGATGAAATTCGATGGatgaaattaagaaagatCGAATTAACTACAGCCGATGGATTGCCACCTTTACCTATGCAAATATCATGGGTGAGAGATGGTATCTTAGTTGTTGGTATGGATTCAGAGATGCACGTTTATTCGCAATGGAAACCAAGTCCAAAGAAAGATTGTTTCCATTCAAATCTACAACATCAGGAATCAGATGAATTTCAAGCAAGTAGAAATTTAAGAGACGAAGATTTAAGAACTTTAGCTCAAGAAACGTCGCAGCGAAGATTGGCTAATGTATCATCTATGCCACATTTATCGCGCGTTAGTAGTATTAATCTAACGATGCTCGATGCTAAGAAAAAACGTGGGATACAAAATGAGAATGTTAGTTTCGATTACATGCCTGATTATGGTCTTTTTGAAGCATCAAGGATAGCTTGTCCTGTGTTACCGCAATATCATCCGAAACAGTTAATGGAATTGTTAAATTCTGGAAAAATTCGATGGGTTAAAGCTATTCTATCGCATTTAGTTAGATGTATAGGAAGTTCTTGTTCTTTGAGAGTTGATGATGAAAACGTGGTTAAGCAAAGAGGTGGATGGTCTAGATCAAGGACAATGTCAGTCAGTTACGTTGGTACAACTTCACCACTCGAACCAAGAGGTTCAACCACTCAAATACCAGAAGAACTTACTTTAGATTATGCTGAAATCACTTCTATATCGCCGTTACCACTTTGGACTCTCTTAATTGcagataaagaaacaaatgctGTGCAACAAAACGAAGATAAACAGgattataatgaattatttgataGTACTTTGGAAGAAGGTGATTCGTTAGACGATATGTTAGATGAAGATTATGATTGTTCGCATCAAAAGGACAGACGAGCTTCGGTACCAGAAAGACAAGGAATATCTCATTTTGGTCCCAGACAGGGTAGAATGTTGTCGCGTCTTTTAACTCATACTCATTTACCTGGTCTATCTAGTCTTGACCAAATGCATCTTCTTGCATTAGCTGATACCGTGTCAACGTGTAATGTTGATTTTGCAGAACGTTTTGCAATAGATGCGGCTAAGAATGcaattgcaaaagaaaatttaacagGTATACCTGATGGTGAAGCAGTTTCTATGGATTCATTGGATGACTGTGGACTCAGATTCCTCTTGGCTATgaaacattataattatttaatacgttGTCTTCCATTGGCACAAAGAGCACAATTCCAAAAGCAAGGTATTTCATCTAACAACCTTGTATGGGCTTTCCATTCCGAGTCCGAAGAAGAATTACTAGGATTAATTCCATCATATGCAAAGGGACAACCCAAATGGTCTGTATTAAAAGAACTTGGTGTTGGTTGGTGGATTAGaagtaatattgtattaaaacgATGTATCGATAAGATCGCTAAAGCGGCATTTCAACAACATCAAGATCCTTTGGATGCtgcgatttattatttagctatgaagaaaaagaatttagtATGGGGATTgtttagaaacaaaaaagatgacAGAATGACCTCCTTCTTTGCAAATAACTTTACAGAAAACAGATGGAGAAAAGCAGCTTTGAAAAATGCATTTGCTCTACTTGGAAAACAAAGATTCGAACATGCTGCagcattctttttattagcaGGCGCGTTGAAAGATGCCATTGATGTATGCCTGGacaaattaaatgatatacaaCTTGCAATGGTTATTGCAAGACTTTACGAAGATGACACGACATCTCCACATATGAGAAGATTGCTTTATGAGGAAATTTTAGGCTGCGATAAAGACGGTCAAAATCAAGATATGAATAAATGTCATCCTGATCCTTTTCTACGAAGTATGGCACTGTGGATACTTAAAGATCATTCAGGATCTCTCAATACTTTGCTTTTGACTAATGTTGGTAGCATGCATCCACAATATAATGATGAGTCTGATAAACCTGAAGGTGCTACAG CAAATCCAAATGTCTTcaatttttacgtttatttacGTACACATCCATTATTAATTAGACAGTATATTGCTTCTACTGcacaagataaaaagaagggtCATTCTGTTGTTATATCAGGATTTAGTTATGGTACAGAGGTGAAGACCCAACCAGATAAACATCTAACGTTGGAAGACAGTATTACACCCTTAGAAAGACAATTATATTTCACTACTGCTCATGCTCATTTTAAAGCAGGCTGTCCTGCTCTTGCTCTTGAAGTTTTGTCTAAACTACCTAGTAAAGTTATGGACACAAATTGTGAAAATTCACCAA GTCTCTTGAATAGTCCAACCAAATCCAGGACACAAGATGTACAAATCGACACAGGGATTATCGTTTGGGGAGGAGAAACTAAACCAACTTCTGATACTCAag AATCGGCTGCTTCTATCGATTGGGGAGTTACCAATTGGTCGCAACCTATTGTACGACAAACTGAAGAATTAGTGTTGAACTGGGACGATGATAATGCCGATAACGAAGATGGCGATAGTCCTCCATTAAGCATGAAACTGGATGGAAATCAAAATGGCACTGTTAATAAATTAGACAAAGAAg aAGAACTAGCAAAACCTTCTGGGCAGTTAGACATTATGGCAcaacaattaaaatttgttgcTTGTTTAAAAATTCTCATGGAAGAATTATCGACATTAGCTACTGGTTTTGAAGTAGACGGAGGACAACTTAGGTATCAATTGTATGTGTGGCTGGAACGAGAAGTAGACGCTTTGAGACAACTTTGTAATTATAGTGTCAACACAGATGGAGATGCGAACAATACTTcagaat aCGAAGGTGGAATGGTAGATGATGTACCTCCATGTAGAGCTGGAGAACAACCCACACTGCATGAAATATTAGTCGcagaaaaattagattttgAAGCTAAAGTACAAAGAGCTgctaaaaggaagaaatggtTGAAAG CTAATGAAACGTTGTTAAgaacattattatcatattgtTCTCTTCACGGAGCATCTGGTGGGGGTTTAGCGTCCGTGAGAATGGAATTAGTACTTCTTTTACAAGAATTACAACAGGAGAAAACTCAACAACAATTACTTAGTCCACTTCCTTTCCCGACAACTCTTCCTTTATTAAGTGCGAGCGTTGCTTGTAATAAAACAGTAGTTGCTGATCCTGTTAGACATTTACAG TCTTTAGCACATGATATGTTACAAACATTAGTAGAATTACGAAATCCTCCGATGCCTAATAGAAATACATATTGCCGTGAAGTGTTTATAATGAGAGATTTAGCAGTTGCACTTAGTGCTTGTATTTATCAATCTTTATGCGATTCCGATACTTTTGTTATGAAACATCATCAACCAGATAG CTTCCCGGTAGTGGCagaaatagaaacattttCTGGTGGTCATTTAGTTGCTTCAAATCGTTATCATCGACGATATTCAACGGACGATGGAGTATGCATAACTACCTCACCCTCTAAGTGGCCCGGTGTTACAAATTTACGTGCTTTATTGGCACgcgaaaaagatgaagatacACCAAAATTAAACATTCTCCTTTGCGAAACTTTTGTAGCAACGTATATGAGTTTATTCGTTTATGCCTTATCAAGCTGTGATAGCCATATCTTATATAGACTTGTTGGCCAATGTTTTGACAATAGCACTTGGTCTTGCCTTTTTGGAGGTGGTGTCAAAAAACTATTGCGAGTAGCAAGTACGAGTAGTCAG aGTGCTAATACAAACGCTATAGAGAAAGCAGagatttcgaatgaaaatcaaAGTACTACTAGTGCTATGTGGAATACTATGACATCGCTTACTAAACAacgtatgaaattaaatatgaaattgttaGGACAATTCACAGGACAACAACCAAATATGAAGGAAGACAAACCGACTTACAGAGAACAATTTGTTTCACCTCAGATGAGCATGGTTTCGTATTTCCTAATGAAG CCACGTATAGAGAGTGAATATGCGGATGAAATAGATTACGATTCGTCAGACTCCGCTGTATCGGATTTAGATTCTTCCGAAGATGAGGAAGACGTGTTTGATACGAATTCGAAGCCAAAGAATAAACCAAAGGACAACATAGAACATTCTAATCCAAACTCTCACAGCTGGTGCATCATGAGATTAGCGATTgtcaaaatattacaaaaacaaTTGCAAGATTTCTTAAACGTTGCAGGCATAGAAATGCAag AATTACCAGTGAGTAGTCCATTAATTCACGGCACGTTAGGTATCGTAGCACAATGGCAGGAAACTTTAAGAGAGGAATTAGAATCAAAAGGACCCGCgcctataaattatataccgGGTTGTACACCAGATCCAGCACCCACACCTGGAAAGCCAGCTATTCACAAGTATCGTGCATTACTAGAGAAAGGAAACACGCCATTTaa TACCCGCATGGCATCCGCAGCTCCTGCAAATCGTTTATGGTGCTATTTAGTTAGACAAGAATTGGTTCAAGATATATTCATAAGAGCAGTCTTTGGAAAAAGGAGATCGTTATCATCTATTCTTGATAGCAATCAAACAGCTGTAGATAATTTAAATCGAGGCGAGGATAAAGGAAGTGACAGTGGTACAACAAGTGTAGCTGAGCCTGTCAGAATTATTCACAAGGAACAAGATAGTATTAGTGCATTCTGCCTAAATCAg GTAAATGGAGGATTAATGGCTTTAGCCACTCCTCGTGAAGTTCAGGAAATGAATATATCATTACTCTTGGAACTTCCATCATGGCTAGAAGATGAATGTgaattcgatataattaatttaaataaacaacagGATGCAGAACCTGTGCAACCAACTAGCTTCTTAGTTATACAg aCAGCAGCTGATCGTCCATTACTTGCACAAAGTCCACAATCAAATAGTCCTCAACCTCAGTCAGGTATAGCAAGCCAGAGTGGCCGAGGTGCTAGTGTG ATGAAGGGGATGCCTGCTTTTCCTGGCTCCCACGACCTGCGTTTCTGTCAGTTTGTTGCTGATAGGAGCAAACACTTGTTGCAGCCG ATTCTGAAGCATAAAATCGACGGTATTAGAAGGATTTCATCTCATCCACTTTTACCACTGT ACTTAACTGGATCACAAGATGGATCGGTCTCGTTATGGGAATGGGGTCATCAAACAGCTGTAGCAACACCAAGACCACCAGGTACATTCGCTAAAGTTACTCGCGTACGTTTCTCTCAACATGGTAACAAATTTGGAGTGGCTGACTCCGATGGAC